In Puntigrus tetrazona isolate hp1 chromosome 24, ASM1883169v1, whole genome shotgun sequence, a genomic segment contains:
- the arhgap28 gene encoding rho GTPase-activating protein 28 isoform X2, which translates to MMDVKDCGGVILTAFHSFRIHGDEQKHTADNRKAQYQRIGSMSVSRDSMEDYWSEVKTIEEERQGGPEEAMERASMDEAELEEAWLQEAGLSTLVTGSQSDGPIEALLSTLTRSQAAMVKKRLDNYTQTLRKRNRQPMRHVRDVFSTPGASSDLTPPISPNGQIAPKLPHWNPPKVPPSCAAFAPDTNGSSSVSEAMVLAFDVAYTEVARAHRKGNECQDCRRIRKDDRDLPSFQIAKPRQGVTRVSDLSSEDIKKIGYISLIELTTFYDFLGIEMKRNRVVRSKARDSGIFGVPLTTLLENDQKKYPGSRVPLVFKKLLYKLEQTGLQTEGILRVPGSAARVKHLRQELDLKFYEDRFDWDQVRQNDAAGLLKMFIRELPYPLLTQQHLPAFTAAQSISSPKHQIQALHLLIMLLPEANRDTLKALLEFLRKVVAYEEKNRMSLWNVSMIVAPNLFTSRGKNVKQEEMQGAVAAAQLVRLLITHQDLLWTVPCFLISQVRKMNEAAAGKKTPTSEKSKRRLLKRWNTEKERERSEVTDLRDGVIRVHAPLHARVSMAIQLNPETKARDIMARFDIENGRGSRSASRRQRQYLFEIGGNIGERCLDPDAHLLDVYRANPHCEWVLKSRAT; encoded by the exons GAAAGCTCAGTATCAGAGGATAGGCAGCATGAGTGTGTCCCGGGACTCTATGGAGGATTACTGGAGCGAGGTGAAGACCATCGAGGAGGAGCGTCAGGGAGGACCGGAGGAGGCCATGGAGCGCGCCAGCATGGACG AGGCGGAGCTTGAGGAGGCGTGGCTGCAGGAGGCGGGGCTCTCCACGCTGGTGACGGGATCTCAGAGCGATGGTCCGATCGAGGCTCTTCTCTCCACGCTCACGCGCTCACAGGCCGCTATGGTGAAGAAGCGACTGGATAACTACACGCAGACGCTTCGAAAGAGGAACAGACAGCCCATGAGACACGTACGAGACGTCTTCTCCACGCCCGGCGCCTCG TCTGACCTGACGCCTCCTATTTCCCCGAACGGACAGATCGCTCCCAAACTGCCGCACTGGAATCCACCTAAAG TGCCTCCGTCGTGTGCGGCCTTCGCTCCGGACACCAACGGCTCCAGCAGCGTGTCCGAGGCCATGGTTTTAGCGTTTGACGTGGCGTATACAGAAGTGGCACGAGCTCATCGGAAAGGCAACGAGTGCCAGGACTGCCGGAGAATCCGTAAAGACGACAGGGATCTACCG AGTTTTCAGATAGCGAAGCCCAGACAGGGCGTGACGCGAGTGAGCGATCTATCGTCTGAGGACATCAAGAAGATCGGCTACATCTCCCTCATCGAGCTCACCACCTTCTACGACTTCCTGGGCATCGAGATGAAGAGGAACCGTGTGGTGCGCAGTAAAGCGCGAG ACAGCGGCATATTCGGCGTTCCTCTCACTACGCTGCTGGAAAACGACCAGAAGAAATACCCCGGTTCCAGAGTTCCTCTGGTTTTCAAGAAG TTGTTGTATAAACTGGAGCAGACAGGATTACAGACGGAGGGGATTCTCAGGGTTCCAGGATCAGCAGCCAGAGTGAAG CATCTGCGCCAGGAGCTGGACCTGAAGTTCTACGAGGATCGCTTCGACTGGGATCAGGTGCGTCAGAACGACGCGGCCGGTTTGTTGAAGATGTTCATCCGTGAGCTGCCGTATCCTCTGCTGACCCAGCAGCACCTGCCGGCGTTCACAGCCGCTCAGA GTATCTCATCACCCAAACATCagatccaggctcttcatcttCTCATCATGCTGCTTCCTGAAGCCAACAGAGACACGCTGAAG GCTCTTCTGGAGTTCCTCAGGAAGGTGGTGGCGTACGAGGAGAAGAACCGCATGAGTCTGTGGAACGTCTCCATGATCGTGGCGCCGAACCTCTTCACGTCCCGAGGGAAGAACGTCAAACAGGAGGAGATGCAGGGCGCGGTGGCGGCGGCCCAGCTCGTTCGGCTCCTCATTACCCATCAGGACCTGCTGTGGACG GTGCCGTGTTTTCTCATCTCTCAAGTCAGGAAAATGAACGAAGCCGCCGCGGGCAAAAAAACGCCGACTTCAGAGAAGAGCAAGCGCAGACTCCTGAAGAGATGGAACACGGAGAAGGAGCGCGAGCGCAGCGAA GTCACCGACCTTCGTGACGGCGTCATCAGGGTTCACGCGCCGCTTCACGCCAGGGTTTCCATGGCGATTCAGCTGAACCCAGAGACGAAGGCCAGAGACATAATGGCGCGATTCGACATCGAGAACGG GCGTGGGTCACGCAGCGCCAGCCGGAGACAGAGACAGTATCTGTTCGAGATCGGAGGAAACATCG GCGAGCGCTGCCTGGATCCAGACGCACATTTACTGGACGTTTACCGAGCTAACCCTCACTGTGAATGGGTGCTGAAGTCTCGCGCCACATGA
- the arhgap28 gene encoding rho GTPase-activating protein 28 isoform X1: MHRKAQYQRIGSMSVSRDSMEDYWSEVKTIEEERQGGPEEAMERASMDEAELEEAWLQEAGLSTLVTGSQSDGPIEALLSTLTRSQAAMVKKRLDNYTQTLRKRNRQPMRHVRDVFSTPGASSDLTPPISPNGQIAPKLPHWNPPKVPPSCAAFAPDTNGSSSVSEAMVLAFDVAYTEVARAHRKGNECQDCRRIRKDDRDLPSFQIAKPRQGVTRVSDLSSEDIKKIGYISLIELTTFYDFLGIEMKRNRVVRSKARDSGIFGVPLTTLLENDQKKYPGSRVPLVFKKLLYKLEQTGLQTEGILRVPGSAARVKHLRQELDLKFYEDRFDWDQVRQNDAAGLLKMFIRELPYPLLTQQHLPAFTAAQSISSPKHQIQALHLLIMLLPEANRDTLKALLEFLRKVVAYEEKNRMSLWNVSMIVAPNLFTSRGKNVKQEEMQGAVAAAQLVRLLITHQDLLWTVPCFLISQVRKMNEAAAGKKTPTSEKSKRRLLKRWNTEKERERSEVTDLRDGVIRVHAPLHARVSMAIQLNPETKARDIMARFDIENGRGSRSASRRQRQYLFEIGGNIGERCLDPDAHLLDVYRANPHCEWVLKSRAT, from the exons GAAAGCTCAGTATCAGAGGATAGGCAGCATGAGTGTGTCCCGGGACTCTATGGAGGATTACTGGAGCGAGGTGAAGACCATCGAGGAGGAGCGTCAGGGAGGACCGGAGGAGGCCATGGAGCGCGCCAGCATGGACG AGGCGGAGCTTGAGGAGGCGTGGCTGCAGGAGGCGGGGCTCTCCACGCTGGTGACGGGATCTCAGAGCGATGGTCCGATCGAGGCTCTTCTCTCCACGCTCACGCGCTCACAGGCCGCTATGGTGAAGAAGCGACTGGATAACTACACGCAGACGCTTCGAAAGAGGAACAGACAGCCCATGAGACACGTACGAGACGTCTTCTCCACGCCCGGCGCCTCG TCTGACCTGACGCCTCCTATTTCCCCGAACGGACAGATCGCTCCCAAACTGCCGCACTGGAATCCACCTAAAG TGCCTCCGTCGTGTGCGGCCTTCGCTCCGGACACCAACGGCTCCAGCAGCGTGTCCGAGGCCATGGTTTTAGCGTTTGACGTGGCGTATACAGAAGTGGCACGAGCTCATCGGAAAGGCAACGAGTGCCAGGACTGCCGGAGAATCCGTAAAGACGACAGGGATCTACCG AGTTTTCAGATAGCGAAGCCCAGACAGGGCGTGACGCGAGTGAGCGATCTATCGTCTGAGGACATCAAGAAGATCGGCTACATCTCCCTCATCGAGCTCACCACCTTCTACGACTTCCTGGGCATCGAGATGAAGAGGAACCGTGTGGTGCGCAGTAAAGCGCGAG ACAGCGGCATATTCGGCGTTCCTCTCACTACGCTGCTGGAAAACGACCAGAAGAAATACCCCGGTTCCAGAGTTCCTCTGGTTTTCAAGAAG TTGTTGTATAAACTGGAGCAGACAGGATTACAGACGGAGGGGATTCTCAGGGTTCCAGGATCAGCAGCCAGAGTGAAG CATCTGCGCCAGGAGCTGGACCTGAAGTTCTACGAGGATCGCTTCGACTGGGATCAGGTGCGTCAGAACGACGCGGCCGGTTTGTTGAAGATGTTCATCCGTGAGCTGCCGTATCCTCTGCTGACCCAGCAGCACCTGCCGGCGTTCACAGCCGCTCAGA GTATCTCATCACCCAAACATCagatccaggctcttcatcttCTCATCATGCTGCTTCCTGAAGCCAACAGAGACACGCTGAAG GCTCTTCTGGAGTTCCTCAGGAAGGTGGTGGCGTACGAGGAGAAGAACCGCATGAGTCTGTGGAACGTCTCCATGATCGTGGCGCCGAACCTCTTCACGTCCCGAGGGAAGAACGTCAAACAGGAGGAGATGCAGGGCGCGGTGGCGGCGGCCCAGCTCGTTCGGCTCCTCATTACCCATCAGGACCTGCTGTGGACG GTGCCGTGTTTTCTCATCTCTCAAGTCAGGAAAATGAACGAAGCCGCCGCGGGCAAAAAAACGCCGACTTCAGAGAAGAGCAAGCGCAGACTCCTGAAGAGATGGAACACGGAGAAGGAGCGCGAGCGCAGCGAA GTCACCGACCTTCGTGACGGCGTCATCAGGGTTCACGCGCCGCTTCACGCCAGGGTTTCCATGGCGATTCAGCTGAACCCAGAGACGAAGGCCAGAGACATAATGGCGCGATTCGACATCGAGAACGG GCGTGGGTCACGCAGCGCCAGCCGGAGACAGAGACAGTATCTGTTCGAGATCGGAGGAAACATCG GCGAGCGCTGCCTGGATCCAGACGCACATTTACTGGACGTTTACCGAGCTAACCCTCACTGTGAATGGGTGCTGAAGTCTCGCGCCACATGA
- the arhgap28 gene encoding rho GTPase-activating protein 28 isoform X3, with the protein MSVSRDSMEDYWSEVKTIEEERQGGPEEAMERASMDEAELEEAWLQEAGLSTLVTGSQSDGPIEALLSTLTRSQAAMVKKRLDNYTQTLRKRNRQPMRHVRDVFSTPGASSDLTPPISPNGQIAPKLPHWNPPKVPPSCAAFAPDTNGSSSVSEAMVLAFDVAYTEVARAHRKGNECQDCRRIRKDDRDLPSFQIAKPRQGVTRVSDLSSEDIKKIGYISLIELTTFYDFLGIEMKRNRVVRSKARDSGIFGVPLTTLLENDQKKYPGSRVPLVFKKLLYKLEQTGLQTEGILRVPGSAARVKHLRQELDLKFYEDRFDWDQVRQNDAAGLLKMFIRELPYPLLTQQHLPAFTAAQSISSPKHQIQALHLLIMLLPEANRDTLKALLEFLRKVVAYEEKNRMSLWNVSMIVAPNLFTSRGKNVKQEEMQGAVAAAQLVRLLITHQDLLWTVPCFLISQVRKMNEAAAGKKTPTSEKSKRRLLKRWNTEKERERSEVTDLRDGVIRVHAPLHARVSMAIQLNPETKARDIMARFDIENGRGSRSASRRQRQYLFEIGGNIGERCLDPDAHLLDVYRANPHCEWVLKSRAT; encoded by the exons ATGAGTGTGTCCCGGGACTCTATGGAGGATTACTGGAGCGAGGTGAAGACCATCGAGGAGGAGCGTCAGGGAGGACCGGAGGAGGCCATGGAGCGCGCCAGCATGGACG AGGCGGAGCTTGAGGAGGCGTGGCTGCAGGAGGCGGGGCTCTCCACGCTGGTGACGGGATCTCAGAGCGATGGTCCGATCGAGGCTCTTCTCTCCACGCTCACGCGCTCACAGGCCGCTATGGTGAAGAAGCGACTGGATAACTACACGCAGACGCTTCGAAAGAGGAACAGACAGCCCATGAGACACGTACGAGACGTCTTCTCCACGCCCGGCGCCTCG TCTGACCTGACGCCTCCTATTTCCCCGAACGGACAGATCGCTCCCAAACTGCCGCACTGGAATCCACCTAAAG TGCCTCCGTCGTGTGCGGCCTTCGCTCCGGACACCAACGGCTCCAGCAGCGTGTCCGAGGCCATGGTTTTAGCGTTTGACGTGGCGTATACAGAAGTGGCACGAGCTCATCGGAAAGGCAACGAGTGCCAGGACTGCCGGAGAATCCGTAAAGACGACAGGGATCTACCG AGTTTTCAGATAGCGAAGCCCAGACAGGGCGTGACGCGAGTGAGCGATCTATCGTCTGAGGACATCAAGAAGATCGGCTACATCTCCCTCATCGAGCTCACCACCTTCTACGACTTCCTGGGCATCGAGATGAAGAGGAACCGTGTGGTGCGCAGTAAAGCGCGAG ACAGCGGCATATTCGGCGTTCCTCTCACTACGCTGCTGGAAAACGACCAGAAGAAATACCCCGGTTCCAGAGTTCCTCTGGTTTTCAAGAAG TTGTTGTATAAACTGGAGCAGACAGGATTACAGACGGAGGGGATTCTCAGGGTTCCAGGATCAGCAGCCAGAGTGAAG CATCTGCGCCAGGAGCTGGACCTGAAGTTCTACGAGGATCGCTTCGACTGGGATCAGGTGCGTCAGAACGACGCGGCCGGTTTGTTGAAGATGTTCATCCGTGAGCTGCCGTATCCTCTGCTGACCCAGCAGCACCTGCCGGCGTTCACAGCCGCTCAGA GTATCTCATCACCCAAACATCagatccaggctcttcatcttCTCATCATGCTGCTTCCTGAAGCCAACAGAGACACGCTGAAG GCTCTTCTGGAGTTCCTCAGGAAGGTGGTGGCGTACGAGGAGAAGAACCGCATGAGTCTGTGGAACGTCTCCATGATCGTGGCGCCGAACCTCTTCACGTCCCGAGGGAAGAACGTCAAACAGGAGGAGATGCAGGGCGCGGTGGCGGCGGCCCAGCTCGTTCGGCTCCTCATTACCCATCAGGACCTGCTGTGGACG GTGCCGTGTTTTCTCATCTCTCAAGTCAGGAAAATGAACGAAGCCGCCGCGGGCAAAAAAACGCCGACTTCAGAGAAGAGCAAGCGCAGACTCCTGAAGAGATGGAACACGGAGAAGGAGCGCGAGCGCAGCGAA GTCACCGACCTTCGTGACGGCGTCATCAGGGTTCACGCGCCGCTTCACGCCAGGGTTTCCATGGCGATTCAGCTGAACCCAGAGACGAAGGCCAGAGACATAATGGCGCGATTCGACATCGAGAACGG GCGTGGGTCACGCAGCGCCAGCCGGAGACAGAGACAGTATCTGTTCGAGATCGGAGGAAACATCG GCGAGCGCTGCCTGGATCCAGACGCACATTTACTGGACGTTTACCGAGCTAACCCTCACTGTGAATGGGTGCTGAAGTCTCGCGCCACATGA